The following are encoded together in the Cynocephalus volans isolate mCynVol1 chromosome 4, mCynVol1.pri, whole genome shotgun sequence genome:
- the NAP1L4 gene encoding nucleosome assembly protein 1-like 4 isoform X3 encodes MADNSFSDGVPSDSVETAKNASGDAEKLTDQVMQNPQVLAALQERLDNVSHTPSSYIETLPKAVKRRINALKQLQVRCAHIEAKFYEEVHDLERKYAALYQPLFDKRREFITGDVEPTDAESEWHSENEEEEELAGDMKSKVVIAEKEAAAAEEPNPKGIPEFWFTIFRNVDMLSELVQEYDEPILKHLQDIKVKFSDPGQPMSFVLEFHFEPNDYFTNSVLTKTYKMKSEPDKADPFSFEGPEIVDCEGCTIDWKKGKNVTVKTIKKKQKHKGRGTVRTITKQVPNESFFNFFNPLKASGDGESLDEDSEFTLASDFEIGHFFRERIVPRAVLYFTGEAIEDDDNFEEGEEGEEEELEGDEEGEDEDDAEINPKV; translated from the exons AAAAGCTCACAGATCAGGTGATGCAGAATCCTCAAGTTTTGGCAGCTTTACAGGAGCGACTTGACAATGTCTCTCACACTCCTTCCAGCTACATTGAAAC TCTACCTAAAGCAGTGAAAAGAAGAATTAACGCATTGAAACAACTTCAGGTGAGATGTGCTCATATAGAAGCCAAGTTCTATGAAGAAGTTCATGACTTGGAAAGAAAGTATGCAGCATTGTACCAGCCTCTCTTTGACAAG AGAAGAGAATTCATCACTGGTGATGTTGAGCCAACAGACGCGGAGTCAGAGTGGCACAGCGAgaacgaggaggaggaggagctggct GGAGACATGAAAAGTAAAGTAGTCATAGCAGAAAAAGAAGCTGCAGCAGCTGAAGAACCAAATCCCAAAGGAATTCCGGAGTTCTGGTTTACCATCTTCAGAAACGTAGATATGCTAAGTGAATTAGTACAG gAATACGATGAACCAATCTTGAAACACCTGCAGGATATTAAAGTGAAGTTTTCAGACCCTGGACAGCCTATG TCTTTTGTATTAGAGTTCCACTTTGAACCCAATGACTACTTTACCAATTCAGTCCTGACAAAAACGTACAAGATGAAGTCAGAGCCAGATAAGGCCGATCCCTTTTCCTTTGAAGGTCCTGAAATCGTTGACTGTGAAGG GTGTACCATTgactggaagaaaggaaaaaacgtAACAGTCAAAACCATCAAGAAAAAGCAGAAGCATAAGGGTCGAGGCACTGTTAGGACGATTACTAAACAAGTGCCCAATGAGTCCTTTTTCAACTTCTTCAATCCACTGAAAG CATCTGGGGATGGAGAATCACTG GATGAAGATTCTGAATTCACATTAGCCTCTGATTTTGAAATTGGACACTTCTTCCGTGAGCGGATCGTCCCGCGGGCTGTGCTCTACTTCACTGGGGAGGCCATAGAGGATGATGACAAT tttgaagaaggagaggaaggagaagaagaG GAATTAGAAGGGGATGAGGAGGGAGAAGATGAGGACGATGCTGAAATTAATCCCAAG gtgTGA
- the NAP1L4 gene encoding nucleosome assembly protein 1-like 4 isoform X2 gives MADNSFSDGVPSDSVETAKNASGDAEKLTDQVMQNPQVLAALQERLDNVSHTPSSYIETLPKAVKRRINALKQLQVRCAHIEAKFYEEVHDLERKYAALYQPLFDKRREFITGDVEPTDAESEWHSENEEEEELAGDMKSKVVIAEKEAAAAEEPNPKGIPEFWFTIFRNVDMLSELVQEYDEPILKHLQDIKVKFSDPGQPMSFVLEFHFEPNDYFTNSVLTKTYKMKSEPDKADPFSFEGPEIVDCEGCTIDWKKGKNVTVKTIKKKQKHKGRGTVRTITKQVPNESFFNFFNPLKASGDGESLDEDSEFTLASDFEIGHFFRERIVPRAVLYFTGEAIEDDDNFEEGEEGEEEELEGDEEGEDEDDAEINPKVRWNSIHT, from the exons AAAAGCTCACAGATCAGGTGATGCAGAATCCTCAAGTTTTGGCAGCTTTACAGGAGCGACTTGACAATGTCTCTCACACTCCTTCCAGCTACATTGAAAC TCTACCTAAAGCAGTGAAAAGAAGAATTAACGCATTGAAACAACTTCAGGTGAGATGTGCTCATATAGAAGCCAAGTTCTATGAAGAAGTTCATGACTTGGAAAGAAAGTATGCAGCATTGTACCAGCCTCTCTTTGACAAG AGAAGAGAATTCATCACTGGTGATGTTGAGCCAACAGACGCGGAGTCAGAGTGGCACAGCGAgaacgaggaggaggaggagctggct GGAGACATGAAAAGTAAAGTAGTCATAGCAGAAAAAGAAGCTGCAGCAGCTGAAGAACCAAATCCCAAAGGAATTCCGGAGTTCTGGTTTACCATCTTCAGAAACGTAGATATGCTAAGTGAATTAGTACAG gAATACGATGAACCAATCTTGAAACACCTGCAGGATATTAAAGTGAAGTTTTCAGACCCTGGACAGCCTATG TCTTTTGTATTAGAGTTCCACTTTGAACCCAATGACTACTTTACCAATTCAGTCCTGACAAAAACGTACAAGATGAAGTCAGAGCCAGATAAGGCCGATCCCTTTTCCTTTGAAGGTCCTGAAATCGTTGACTGTGAAGG GTGTACCATTgactggaagaaaggaaaaaacgtAACAGTCAAAACCATCAAGAAAAAGCAGAAGCATAAGGGTCGAGGCACTGTTAGGACGATTACTAAACAAGTGCCCAATGAGTCCTTTTTCAACTTCTTCAATCCACTGAAAG CATCTGGGGATGGAGAATCACTG GATGAAGATTCTGAATTCACATTAGCCTCTGATTTTGAAATTGGACACTTCTTCCGTGAGCGGATCGTCCCGCGGGCTGTGCTCTACTTCACTGGGGAGGCCATAGAGGATGATGACAAT tttgaagaaggagaggaaggagaagaagaG GAATTAGAAGGGGATGAGGAGGGAGAAGATGAGGACGATGCTGAAATTAATCCCAAG GTACGGTGGAACTCCATTCATACCTAA
- the NAP1L4 gene encoding nucleosome assembly protein 1-like 4 isoform X1, which yields MADNSFSDGVPSDSVETAKNASGDAEKLTDQVMQNPQVLAALQERLDNVSHTPSSYIETLPKAVKRRINALKQLQVRCAHIEAKFYEEVHDLERKYAALYQPLFDKRREFITGDVEPTDAESEWHSENEEEEELAGDMKSKVVIAEKEAAAAEEPNPKGIPEFWFTIFRNVDMLSELVQEYDEPILKHLQDIKVKFSDPGQPMSFVLEFHFEPNDYFTNSVLTKTYKMKSEPDKADPFSFEGPEIVDCEGCTIDWKKGKNVTVKTIKKKQKHKGRGTVRTITKQVPNESFFNFFNPLKASGDGESLDEDSEFTLASDFEIGHFFRERIVPRAVLYFTGEAIEDDDNFEEGEEGEEEELEGDEEGEDEDDAEINPKKEPSQPAECKQQ from the exons AAAAGCTCACAGATCAGGTGATGCAGAATCCTCAAGTTTTGGCAGCTTTACAGGAGCGACTTGACAATGTCTCTCACACTCCTTCCAGCTACATTGAAAC TCTACCTAAAGCAGTGAAAAGAAGAATTAACGCATTGAAACAACTTCAGGTGAGATGTGCTCATATAGAAGCCAAGTTCTATGAAGAAGTTCATGACTTGGAAAGAAAGTATGCAGCATTGTACCAGCCTCTCTTTGACAAG AGAAGAGAATTCATCACTGGTGATGTTGAGCCAACAGACGCGGAGTCAGAGTGGCACAGCGAgaacgaggaggaggaggagctggct GGAGACATGAAAAGTAAAGTAGTCATAGCAGAAAAAGAAGCTGCAGCAGCTGAAGAACCAAATCCCAAAGGAATTCCGGAGTTCTGGTTTACCATCTTCAGAAACGTAGATATGCTAAGTGAATTAGTACAG gAATACGATGAACCAATCTTGAAACACCTGCAGGATATTAAAGTGAAGTTTTCAGACCCTGGACAGCCTATG TCTTTTGTATTAGAGTTCCACTTTGAACCCAATGACTACTTTACCAATTCAGTCCTGACAAAAACGTACAAGATGAAGTCAGAGCCAGATAAGGCCGATCCCTTTTCCTTTGAAGGTCCTGAAATCGTTGACTGTGAAGG GTGTACCATTgactggaagaaaggaaaaaacgtAACAGTCAAAACCATCAAGAAAAAGCAGAAGCATAAGGGTCGAGGCACTGTTAGGACGATTACTAAACAAGTGCCCAATGAGTCCTTTTTCAACTTCTTCAATCCACTGAAAG CATCTGGGGATGGAGAATCACTG GATGAAGATTCTGAATTCACATTAGCCTCTGATTTTGAAATTGGACACTTCTTCCGTGAGCGGATCGTCCCGCGGGCTGTGCTCTACTTCACTGGGGAGGCCATAGAGGATGATGACAAT tttgaagaaggagaggaaggagaagaagaG GAATTAGAAGGGGATGAGGAGGGAGAAGATGAGGACGATGCTGAAATTAATCCCAAG AAGGAGCCCAGCCAGCCGGCAGAGTGCAAGCAGCAGTGA
- the PHLDA2 gene encoding pleckstrin homology-like domain family A member 2, translating to MKTPGEVLREGELEKRSDSLFQLWKKKRGVLTPDRLSLFPAGPGARPKELRFHSILKVDCVERTGKYVYFTIVTTDRKEIDFRCAGESCWSAAITLALIDFQNRRALQDFRSRQERAAPAAQAEPRAP from the coding sequence ATGAAGACCCCCGGCGAGGTGCTGCGCGAGGGCGAGCTGGAGAAGCGCAGCGACAGCCTGTTCCAGCTGTGGAAGAAGAAGCGCGGCGTGCTCACGCCCGACCGCCTGAGCCTCTTCCCCGCCGGCCCCGGCGCGCGCCCCAAGGAGCTGCGCTTCCACTCCATCCTCAAGGTGGACTGCGTGGAGCGCACCGGCAAGTACGTCTACTTCACCATCGTCACCACCGACCGCAAGGAGATCGACTTCCGCTGCGCGGGCGAGAGCTGCTGGAGCGCGGCCATCACGCTGGCGCTCATCGACTTCCAGAACCGCCGCGCCCTGCAGGACTTCCGCAGCCGCCAGGAGCGCGCCGCGCCCGCCGCGCAGGCCGAGCCCCGCGCGCCCTGA
- the LOC134376715 gene encoding uncharacterized protein LOC134376715 → PARPEPSPEPARPEPSPEPAPPEPSSRALSRVPSPRAPSRARAPRAEPARPEPSPEPARPEPSPARPEPAPPLCRGCRVSGDADCHFGRRGGPVPPGDTVERGRARRGLGDPQPGP, encoded by the coding sequence CCCGCGCGCCCTGAGCCGAGCCCCGAGCCCGCGCGCCCCGAGCCGAGCCCCGAGCCCGCGCCCCCCGAGCCGAGCTCGCGCGCCCTGAGCCGAGTCCCGAGCCCGCGCGCCCCGAGCCGAGCCCGCGCCCCCCGAGCCGAGCCCGCGCGCCCCGAGCCGAGTCCCGAGCCCGCGCGCCCTGAGCCGAGCCCCGCGCGCCCAGAGCCTGCGCCGCCGCTCTGCCGTGGGTGCCGGGTGTCGGGGGACGCCGACTGCCACTTCGGACGGCGGGGAGGCCCTGTCCCGCCTGGCGACACTGTCGAGAGGGGACGGGCGCGGCGGGGTCTCGGGGACCCGCAGCCTGGCCCTTGA